In Vanessa atalanta chromosome W, ilVanAtal1.2, whole genome shotgun sequence, a genomic segment contains:
- the LOC125075586 gene encoding uncharacterized protein LOC125075586 produces MKEINEPLQFRSAKLDEVMGSIEIFRQTIKNLEKKNIELTNKNNNLETRVGAPEQQIQAMEQEKLSKQIEVSNVPYNNNENVQVIVENLARKLNDPKSGIKHTHRLSGRGDREGNLIVELKEEAAQTEWIAAARSTSVTVADIHPQEPGNNGRVYVRECMTRLNKQIMWLAKQELKIKQNYKYVWFKKVYVKARKDDQGKIFYLRNLQDVNSLANKKQ; encoded by the coding sequence ATGAAGGAGATAAATGAACCCCTACAATTTCGTAGTGCGAAGCTCGATGAAGTAATGGGAAGTATAGAAATATTTcgacaaacaattaaaaacctagagaaaaaaaatattgagcttacaaacaaaaataacaacttaGAAACCAGAGTAGGTGCGCCCGAACAACAAATTCAAGCCATGGAACAAGAAAAGCTTTCAAAACAGATTGAAGTTTCCAACGTAccttacaataataatgagAATGTACAAGTCATAGTTGAAAACCTAGCTCGAAAACTAAACGATCCCAAAAGCGGCATTAAGCATACACATAGACTAAGTGGAAGAGGTGATCGTGAAGGAAACCTGATAGTGGAGCTAAAAGAAGAAGCTGCTCAAACAGAGTGGATAGCAGCTGCACGATCAACATCGGTGACTGTTGCAGACATACACCCACAGGAACCTGGCAATAACGGAAGAGTATACGTAAGAGAATGCATGACTcgcttaaataaacaaataatgtgGCTAGCAAAACaagaacttaaaataaaacagaactaTAAATATGTGTGGTTCAAAAAAGTTTACGTAAAAGCACGCAAAGATGACCAAGGAAAGATATTCTATCTAAGAAACCTACAAGATGTAAATTCATTGGCCAACAAGAagcagtaa